From Microplitis mediator isolate UGA2020A chromosome 11, iyMicMedi2.1, whole genome shotgun sequence, one genomic window encodes:
- the LOC130677812 gene encoding toll-like receptor Tollo produces MQGNPAFLAILLGTIFGSLGASLSKALRYKAPDECKWVAVGDGEDDVSLVCRLRTINSELENTNFSVIQPQHTVRLRLECSDALFYQSSLSAGSFRPLVELRELVIEYCKIGNLSDDAFRGLKELRNLTVRTHNTDWSAMALDISQRAFTEELSKLERLDLGENNMWSLPEGSLCSLSSLEVLNLTRNRLREVSSFHFNNVAGRCVGNLRELDLSNNSIENLPTAAFSGLTRLHTLNLRSNAIGFMADRAFEGLTSLTVLKLSNNRLTSLPPELFTEARNLKEVYLRNNSLNVLPPGLFNDLTQLLVLDLSKNELTTEWVNAATFSGLVRLVVLDLSSNRISRLESTVFRDLYSLQILRLQENLIETLPENTFSALYNLHTLVLSDNQLTVIDATTLSGLYVLSLLSLDNNRLTILHPSSLRNASSLQDLHLNGNRLTAVPDALKATPLLRTLDLGENLISEIPIGTFDHVSQLYGLRLTENHIGNLTKGIFEKIKELKILNLSRNRIQYIEPGTFDDNTNLQAIRLDGNQLMAINGLFANLPNLVWLNVSDNRLKWFDYAMIPTGLQWLDVHSNDITELGNYFEIETQLQLSTFDASQNKLTEITGNAIPMSVKVLFLNDNLISKVQSYAFFKKPNLTHVDLKGNRIQNLETYALRISAVPADKSLPEFYIGDNHYLCDCTMEWLQRVNRQNQSRIYPNVMDLESIYCKLLYDRERVYVPLVEASHSQFLCKYDSHCFALCHCCDFDACDCEMTCPQNCTCYHDQSWSANVVDCSAGGHVNRLPEQIPMDATRLYLDGNDLKTISSHAFIGRKKLKVLYLNSSNIELVQNRSFNGLRDLEDLHLQNNKIKELRGYEFEGLDNLKYLYLYGNEIMTIANRTFSQLKSLSVLELQNNRLTTLAVWALPASIQVSLSRNPWSCECDYLEVYREWILVAKNRVADSNQLRCVFNVTEFEVYGDQVFRDNEFGFSVIAAGNSTQATSTSASTSTSTSTSDSQQCTGLMNIDNGIQSNLTKTIIERQALEDYLPLLISTLAAFLIVMLLCMLIFIFRQEFRVWFHSRFGVRIFYRNTEFDRDDRDKLFDAFVSYSSKDEAFVVEELAPVLEMGNPSYKLCLHYRDFPVGSFIADTIVQAVESSRRTIIVLSENFIKSEWCRFDFKSAHHQVLRDRRRRLILVLVGDVPQRDLDPDIRLYLKTNTYLQWGDKLFWEKLRFALPDVPNNQRTNNQRRQPPPVRRQHNNQTSGPRTVAVHI; encoded by the coding sequence ATGCAGGGGAACCCTGCCTTTCTTGCAATACTCCTCGGCACGATATTTGGATCTCTTGGGGCATCACTGAGCAAAGCACTACGATATAAAGCCCCGGATGAGTGTAAATGGGTAGCAGTTGGAGATGGCGAAGATGACGTATCACTTGTTTGCAGGTTGAGAACAATAAACAGCGAATTGGAGAATACCAATTTCAGTGTGATACAGCCCCAGCACACGGTCAGACTGAGACTTGAGTGCAGCGATGCACTTTTCTACCAGAGCTCGCTCAGTGCTGGAAGCTTTCGGCCACTGGTTGAGCTCAGGGAGCTCGTTATTGAATATTGTAAAATAGGTAATTTGTCGGATGATGCATTTAGAGGACTCAAAGAGCTGCGTAATCTTACAGTACGTACTCACAACACCGACTGGTCAGCGATGGCACTGGATATTTCACAACGGGCGTTTACTGAAGAACTGTCGAAACTCGAGAGGCTGGACCTCGGGGAAAATAACATGTGGAGTCTGCCCGAGGGTAGTCTGTGTTCGCTAAGCAGTCTCGAAGTACTGAATTTGACGAGAAATCGACTGAGAGAAGTCTCTAGTTTCCACTTCAACAACGTCGCTGGAAGATGCGTTGGAAATCTACGTGAACTAGATTTAAGTAATAACAGCATTGAAAATTTACCCACGGCAGCGTTCTCGGGGTTAACGAGGCTGCATACTCTCAATCTACGCAGCAACGCGATTGGTTTTATGGCCGATCGTGCTTTCGAAGGCTTAACGAGTTTAACGGTATTGAAATTGTCCAACAATCGCTTAACAAGTTTGCCTCCCGAATTGTTCACCGAAGCACGCAATCTCAAAGAAGTTTATCTACGCAATAATTCGCTTAATGTCCTGCCACCTGGTTTATTCAACGATTTGACCCAGCTGCTGGTCTTGGATCTTTCAAAAAACGAACTGACAACCGAATGGGTAAATGCCGCAACCTTCAGCGGTCTCGTTCGTCTTGTCGTTCTAGACTTGTCATCAAACCGTATTTCAAGATTGGAATCAACTGTGTTCCGTGATTtgtattctctacaaattctGAGACTGCAAGAAAATCTTATCGAAACTTTGCCAGAAAATACATTCTCAGCACTGTACAATTTGCATACACTGGTGCTTAGTGACAACCAATTGACCGTTATTGATGCAACAACTTTGAGTGGTTTATATGTATTAAGTTTACTGTCATTGGATAATAACCGTTTGACGATATTACATCCAAGTTCGTTAAGAAACGCCTCATCACTCCAGGATTTACATCTTAACGGTAATCGACTCACCGCAGTACCGGATGCACTAAAAGCCACGCCTCTATTACGTACACTTGATCTTGGGGAAAATCTTATCTCAGAAATACCAATCGGTACATTTGATCACGTATCGCAATTATATGGATTACGTCTCACGGAAAACCATATTGGGAATTTGACTAAGGGtatctttgaaaaaataaaagagctAAAGATACTTAATCTGTCTCGCAATAGGATTCAGTACATAGAACCCGGTACTTTTGATGACAACACAAATTTACAAGCTATTCGTTTAGATGGCAATCAGTTGATGGCCATTAACGGTTTGTTTGCTAATTTGCCAAATTTAGTGTGGTTAAATGTAAGTGACAATAGACTTAAGTGGTTTGATTACGCAATGATACCGACTGGATTACAGTGGTTAGATGTACATTCAAATGATATTACTGAGCTaggtaattattttgaaatagaAACTCAATTACAACTGAGCACTTTCGATGCCAGTCAGAATAAGCTGACTGAAATAACGGGTAACGCAATACCAATGAGTGTTAAAGTGTTGTTTTTAAATGACAATTTGATAAGCAAAGTACAGAgttatgcattttttaaaaaacctaATTTGACTCATGTTGATTTGAAGGGAAATCGCATACAAAATTTGGAGACATATGCATTGCGAATCAGTGCTGTCCCTGCGGATAAATCGCTACCGGAATTTTATATCGGTGATAATCATTATCTGTGTGATTGTACAATGGAATGGCTGCAACGAGTGAACCGTCAAAATCAGTCACGAATATATCCAAATGTTATGGACCTTGAGAGCATTTACTGCAAGTTACTGTATGATCGGGAACGTGTTTATGTGCCACTTGTTGAAGCATCGCACTCGCAATTTCTCTGTAAATATGACTCCCACTGTTTTGCACTGTGTCATTGCTGTGATTTTGACGCGTGTGACTGTGAAATGACGTGTCCGCAGAACTGTACATGCTATCACGATCAATCGTGGTCAGCAAATGTCGTCGATTGTTCAGCTGGTGGTCACGTTAATCGGCTACCGGAGCAAATTCCCATGGATGCGACCCGGCTGTACCTAGATGGCAATGATTTGAAAACTATATCGAGTCACGCGTTTATTGGTCGCAAAAAGTTAAAAGTGCTTTATCTGAACTCGTCAAACATTGAATTGGTTCAGAATAGGTCATTTAATGGGTTACGTGACCTCGAGGACTTGcatttacaaaataacaaGATAAAAGAGTTACGTGGTTATGAGTTCGAGGGGTTAGATAATTTGAAATACTTGTATCTGTATGGCAACGAGATAATGACAATAGCTAACAGGACGTTTTCGCAATTAAAATCGCTGAGTGTGTTGGAGTTGCAAAATAACCGTCTAACGACCTTGGCGGTTTGGGCTCTGCCGGCATCAATCCAAGTGAGCCTATCGCGGAATCCCTGGTCTTGTGAGTGTGATTATCTGGAGGTTTATCGCGAATGGATACTTGTTGCTAAGAACAGAGTCGCCGATTCAAATCAACTGAGATGCGTATTTAATGTCACGGAGTTCGAGGTTTACGGTGATCAAGTTTTCAGGGACAACGAGTTTGGTTTTTCTGTTATTGCAGCTGGTAATTCAACACAAGCTACCAGTACCAGTGCAAGTACAAGCACCAGTACAAGTACCAGTGACAGTCAACAGTGTACGGGTCTCATGAACATTGACAACGGCATACAGAGTAATTTAACCAAAACAATTATCGAGCGACAAGCACTAGAAGACTATTTACCTCTATTAATTTCAACATTGGCAGCATTTCTAATAGTCATGCTGCTCTGTATGCTGATATTTATATTCCGACAGGAATTCCGTGTCTGGTTCCACTCGCGTTTCGGGGTCAGAATTTTCTACCGAAATACCGAATTCGACCGCGACGATCGCGATAAACTATTCGACGCTTTCGTCAGTTATAGTTCCAAAGACGAAGCATTTGTCGTCGAAGAACTGGCTCCCGTTCTAGAAATGGGCAACCCATCTTACAAATTGTGTCTCCACTACCGGGATTTTCCAGTCGGTAGTTTCATCGCCGACACGATCGTGCAGGCCGTCGAGTCATCAAGACGAACCATCATCGTCCTCTcggaaaatttcataaaatccgAGTGGTGCAGATTCGACTTCAAGTCAGCCCACCATCAGGTTCTTCGCGATCGCAGACGAAGGCTGATTCTCGTCCTAGTTGGTGACGTTCCCCAACGCGATCTTGATCCAGATATCAggttatatttaaaaactaacaCGTATTTACAGTGGGGCGATAAATTGTTTTGGGAAAAACTGAGATTTGCTCTACCAGATGTTCCAAATAATCAGAGAACTAACAATCAGAGACGGCAACCGCCTCCTGTGCGCAGGCAACACAATAATCAAACAAGTGGACCACGTACCGTTGCGgttcatatttaa